The Methanobacterium lacus genome includes a region encoding these proteins:
- a CDS encoding YcaO-related McrA-glycine thioamidation protein gives MLNEVPVKYFGCTHRAVAPEKTIENVEPKLRAAGVTRVAEITHLDRIGIPVYSAIRPGAAEGAVSIYAGKGATKSQAKASAMMESFERFSAEITDLDRKNFVRGNFEESDLHNYLDPDKLILPKLGFNSKTEGLEWVKAVDITNDKTVFVPANAVYHPYDSENISKLFQSNTNGLASGNLIEEAIFHGMMEVVERDAWSIFEARHKPKPEINLETIENPLINNILHLFKKAGIHVKLVNLTADVEITTIAAVSDDTVLKDPALLTLGVGTHLDPEVAVIRALTEVAQSRATQIHGTREDTVRAVFMRKAGYERMKRINKHWFGESQSEVDLKEIRNYSGKTFKEDIETSQKLLGKQGFKDILYVDLTRQEIQIPVVRVLIPEMELFSVDVNRAGKRLKK, from the coding sequence ATGCTTAACGAAGTTCCAGTTAAATATTTTGGATGCACTCACAGGGCCGTGGCTCCAGAGAAAACAATAGAAAATGTTGAGCCCAAACTTCGGGCTGCTGGTGTCACCAGGGTGGCTGAAATAACACACCTTGATAGGATAGGAATTCCTGTTTATTCTGCCATCAGACCCGGAGCTGCTGAAGGTGCTGTAAGCATATACGCAGGTAAGGGAGCCACCAAATCCCAGGCCAAAGCATCGGCCATGATGGAATCCTTCGAAAGATTTTCGGCAGAGATCACAGATTTAGACAGAAAAAATTTCGTAAGGGGAAACTTCGAAGAATCAGACCTCCACAACTACCTAGATCCAGATAAACTGATACTTCCAAAACTCGGATTTAATTCTAAAACAGAAGGTTTAGAATGGGTTAAAGCCGTTGATATAACTAACGACAAAACTGTTTTTGTTCCTGCAAATGCAGTTTATCATCCCTACGACTCTGAGAATATTTCCAAGCTTTTCCAGTCAAACACCAATGGTTTGGCTTCTGGAAACCTGATAGAAGAAGCAATATTCCATGGAATGATGGAAGTTGTGGAGAGGGATGCTTGGAGCATTTTTGAAGCTAGGCATAAACCTAAACCTGAAATAAACCTTGAAACCATTGAAAACCCACTCATAAACAACATTCTTCATCTTTTCAAAAAGGCAGGTATACATGTTAAACTGGTAAATTTAACTGCCGATGTTGAAATAACCACTATTGCAGCAGTTTCAGATGATACTGTCCTTAAGGATCCTGCACTTTTGACCCTTGGAGTTGGAACTCATCTCGATCCAGAAGTAGCAGTTATAAGGGCGCTAACTGAAGTTGCCCAAAGCAGAGCCACACAGATTCATGGAACTAGGGAAGACACTGTTCGTGCAGTTTTCATGAGGAAAGCCGGTTATGAAAGAATGAAACGTATCAACAAACACTGGTTTGGAGAATCCCAAAGTGAAGTTGATCTTAAGGAGATCAGAAATTATTCAGGGAAAACCTTCAAAGAGGACATAGAAACCAGCCAGAAACTCCTGGGCAAACAAGGGTTTAAAGATATTTTATACGTTGACCTGACTAGGCAGGAGATTCAAATACCAGTTGTGAGAGTTCTGATCCCAGAAATGGAACTTTTCTCTGTGGATGTAAACAGGGCAGGTAAACGACTTAAAAAGTAG
- a CDS encoding zinc metalloprotease codes for MVSFTAREVRDILISMFVIAAIFAYLFSKGLLANGTEIFLNNFILLIPALLVSVGLGFVLHELAHKFVAVRYGFYAEFRMWVEGLMFALFTAFIFSVVFVAPGAVYIHGTNISKEQNGKISIAGPLVNIALALFFLSLFPLVSHNPTDIVGYELHVIVTYGFIINSLLAVFNLIPFGPLDGGKVLSWNPVIWILIFIMAIMLAIKAYFGIY; via the coding sequence ATGGTAAGTTTTACAGCCCGTGAGGTCAGGGACATATTGATCTCCATGTTTGTAATAGCAGCAATTTTTGCTTATTTATTCAGCAAAGGACTACTAGCAAACGGGACAGAAATATTTCTGAATAACTTCATTCTATTGATCCCTGCACTCCTAGTTTCTGTTGGATTGGGATTTGTACTCCACGAACTCGCACATAAATTTGTTGCTGTTAGATACGGATTTTATGCAGAGTTCCGGATGTGGGTTGAAGGTTTGATGTTCGCACTTTTCACAGCGTTTATTTTTAGCGTTGTCTTCGTAGCACCAGGAGCAGTTTACATCCATGGAACCAACATTAGCAAGGAACAAAATGGTAAAATATCCATTGCAGGACCATTAGTTAACATTGCGCTGGCACTTTTCTTCCTCAGCTTGTTTCCATTGGTTTCACACAACCCTACAGATATTGTGGGATACGAACTCCATGTTATTGTAACCTATGGTTTCATAATAAACAGCTTACTCGCGGTATTTAACTTAATTCCATTCGGGCCGTTAGATGGTGGCAAAGTTTTGAGTTGGAATCCTGTAATATGGATACTAATATTTATTATGGCAATTATGTTAGCAATTAAGGCTTATTTTGGTATTTATTAA
- a CDS encoding sensor histidine kinase, whose amino-acid sequence MPFNPDEHPDWNTLRDKIIGLGESSIQKSYYPELQKRLAELERFRSLLDETNDHIFLLNIPSGKFSDVNKSASERFGLNSKEVPITSIHDLVDKDEIEDFNELFNQLANKSQDRKTFYSMFLDSGGIKIPVEISASTVNFGDELYIVMVVRDITERKEAENKIKKSLEEKKVLLREIHHRVKNNMQIISSLLNLQTTYTNDENVVDILMESQNRVKSMAMIHEKLYQSTELARIDFRDYIYQLTMFLRQSYVYMNSSITIETEVDDIHLNIDTAVPCGLIINELVTNSIKHGFPNGMPGLIRVKLFESNGEYTLCVKDNGVGFPETIDFRNTDTLGLQLITNLVLQLDGTIDVIFDHGTEFKINFQPMEYIQRI is encoded by the coding sequence ATGCCCTTTAATCCAGATGAACATCCTGATTGGAACACGCTGCGAGACAAAATTATCGGTCTTGGAGAATCTTCCATACAGAAAAGCTACTATCCTGAACTGCAAAAACGATTGGCAGAACTTGAAAGATTCAGATCTCTTTTAGATGAAACTAACGATCATATATTTTTACTTAATATTCCTTCAGGCAAATTTTCAGACGTGAACAAATCTGCATCAGAACGTTTCGGATTGAATTCAAAGGAAGTTCCAATCACATCCATCCATGATCTTGTTGACAAGGATGAAATTGAAGATTTCAATGAATTGTTCAACCAACTTGCTAATAAGTCCCAGGATCGGAAAACCTTTTATTCAATGTTTTTAGACTCTGGGGGAATCAAAATTCCTGTGGAGATAAGTGCCAGTACAGTTAATTTTGGTGATGAACTCTACATAGTAATGGTGGTTAGGGATATAACTGAACGAAAGGAAGCAGAGAATAAGATAAAAAAATCACTTGAAGAGAAAAAGGTTTTGCTCAGGGAAATTCACCACAGAGTCAAAAATAATATGCAGATCATTTCCAGTCTTTTGAATCTCCAAACAACCTACACCAACGATGAAAATGTTGTTGACATATTAATGGAAAGCCAAAACCGTGTTAAATCCATGGCCATGATCCATGAAAAGCTTTACCAGTCCACTGAACTGGCTAGGATCGATTTTAGAGACTACATATACCAACTTACAATGTTTCTACGACAGTCCTATGTGTATATGAATAGTTCTATAACCATCGAAACAGAAGTGGATGACATCCATTTGAACATTGACACAGCAGTCCCATGTGGTTTGATAATCAACGAATTGGTAACTAATTCGATAAAACATGGTTTTCCAAATGGTATGCCTGGATTAATACGTGTTAAACTCTTTGAATCCAATGGAGAATATACTTTATGTGTCAAGGATAATGGTGTTGGATTTCCTGAAACCATTGATTTTAGAAACACAGACACTTTAGGATTGCAATTAATTACAAATCTTGTTTTACAACTTGATGGAACTATAGATGTAATATTTGACCATGGAACAGAGTTTAAAATTAATTTTCAGCCCATGGAATACATTCAAAGAATTTGA
- the ercA gene encoding alcohol dehydrogenase-like regulatory protein ErcA encodes MEANFELRKFVAPEFVFGLDARLLVGRYLNNFAAKKILLVTDRGIISSGWVDSVVRVLESDCYSYEIYSKIKPNPSTDDVMKGADLYLDEGCDVIVAIGGGSPMDCAKGIGIVSSNNKNIKEFEGVDKVSLPSPPLICIPTTAGSSADVSQFAIISDKSQGSKMAIISKKLVPDVALIDPVTTTTMNKYMTIYAGFDILSHAIEANVSNASSPITDIHSNEAIKLYSSNILPVLDDPDNIKYRGNLMLASLHAGLAFSNASLGLVHAMAHSLGGLKDLPHGELNALLLEHVVEFNFEYEPERYLKIANNMCMGKATNKTEFLLMIQELKENLGINHTLKDRGVNLEDLKNLSYRAMNDPCIATNPIIPKQSDVEAIFKNAL; translated from the coding sequence TTGGAAGCTAATTTCGAGTTGAGAAAGTTTGTTGCACCGGAATTTGTTTTTGGTTTGGATGCTCGTCTTCTTGTTGGAAGATATTTAAATAACTTTGCAGCAAAGAAAATTCTGTTAGTTACTGACAGAGGCATAATATCTTCTGGATGGGTTGATTCAGTTGTTAGAGTACTTGAATCCGACTGTTACAGCTATGAAATTTATTCCAAAATTAAACCGAATCCGAGTACTGATGATGTCATGAAGGGAGCAGATTTATACCTAGATGAAGGCTGTGACGTAATAGTTGCAATTGGTGGCGGTAGTCCAATGGACTGTGCTAAAGGGATTGGGATTGTCAGTTCAAATAATAAAAATATTAAAGAATTTGAAGGAGTCGATAAGGTTTCATTACCCTCACCACCTTTAATATGCATACCCACCACTGCAGGCAGTTCTGCAGACGTATCACAGTTTGCAATAATTTCTGATAAATCCCAGGGAAGTAAAATGGCTATTATCAGTAAAAAGCTTGTACCAGATGTGGCACTTATTGATCCTGTTACAACAACCACCATGAACAAATATATGACCATCTATGCAGGATTTGATATTTTAAGTCATGCTATCGAAGCCAATGTTTCAAATGCAAGTTCTCCAATTACAGATATTCATTCTAACGAAGCAATTAAATTATATTCTTCAAACATACTTCCGGTGCTTGATGATCCAGATAATATTAAGTACAGGGGTAACTTAATGCTCGCAAGCCTTCATGCAGGATTGGCATTTTCAAATGCAAGTTTGGGTTTGGTGCATGCCATGGCCCACAGTCTTGGGGGTTTGAAAGATCTGCCCCACGGAGAACTGAATGCATTGCTTCTCGAACATGTAGTTGAATTTAATTTCGAATATGAACCTGAAAGATATTTGAAAATAGCAAACAACATGTGCATGGGAAAAGCTACAAATAAAACAGAATTCCTACTCATGATCCAGGAACTGAAAGAAAATCTTGGAATTAACCACACACTCAAAGATCGGGGCGTGAATCTTGAAGACTTAAAAAACCTTTCTTATCGAGCCATGAACGACCCGTGCATAGCTACAAATCCCATAATTCCTAAACAATCTGATGTGGAGGCCATATTTAAAAATGCCCTTTAA
- a CDS encoding HIT family protein, whose translation MICAYCGSIGYGRLISERSYWTIHLAPSQRYLGTCVVAIKRQCSNLSELETEEWKEFTEIVREMENALNHIFRPTLFNWSCFKNASYRDKTPHPQVHWHLIPRYDEIKFFEGIKFEDLDFGYIPQPISRKVSEDAMETMWIKISEQLNNSKN comes from the coding sequence ATGATATGTGCGTACTGTGGAAGTATTGGATACGGAAGGTTAATTTCAGAGAGATCGTACTGGACCATTCATCTCGCACCAAGTCAGCGCTACCTTGGCACATGTGTTGTTGCAATTAAAAGACAGTGCAGTAACTTATCTGAGCTTGAAACTGAAGAATGGAAAGAATTTACAGAAATTGTTCGAGAAATGGAGAATGCTCTCAACCATATTTTTAGACCCACACTTTTCAACTGGAGCTGTTTTAAAAATGCCTCCTATCGTGATAAAACTCCTCATCCTCAGGTTCATTGGCATTTAATTCCGCGATATGATGAAATTAAATTCTTTGAAGGCATAAAATTTGAAGACTTGGACTTCGGATATATTCCACAACCAATAAGCAGGAAAGTTTCAGAAGATGCGATGGAAACTATGTGGATCAAAATCAGTGAACAGCTAAATAATTCTAAGAATTAA
- a CDS encoding M24 family metallopeptidase, with the protein METKLKQVIESMHEQKIDSMIVLKPENIRYLTGFRPTSSSVLILKDEPLLLASKIDNEDASKNSMVNLEVYKKFDDLKNFLEGCVGVENSMTVETYRKLEDFKVVTTEVVETSRAVKTDWEIKNIEKALEIAEKSLLELDFKGTEVEMAAELEYNMRINGSQRPSFETIMASGARTSLPHGSPTTNKIERPILIDWGAVYNNYSSDTTRTIIETEKQEEIFDIVLEAQQTAIKSIKPGIKCGEIDNIAREVITEYGYGESFIHSTGHGVGLEIHEKPSFSKNDETELQKGMVVTVEPGIYIKGEFGVRIEDMVLVENKAKVLNKIDSKLSV; encoded by the coding sequence ATGGAAACTAAGTTAAAACAAGTAATAGAATCGATGCACGAACAAAAAATAGACTCAATGATAGTATTAAAACCAGAAAATATAAGATATCTAACAGGATTTAGACCCACAAGCTCATCAGTGCTGATATTGAAAGACGAACCTCTCCTTTTAGCATCTAAAATAGACAACGAAGATGCATCCAAAAATTCCATGGTAAATTTGGAAGTGTACAAAAAATTTGATGATCTTAAGAATTTCTTGGAGGGATGTGTGGGTGTAGAAAATTCAATGACAGTAGAAACCTACAGAAAACTGGAAGATTTTAAAGTTGTGACCACCGAAGTTGTAGAAACATCCAGAGCAGTTAAAACCGACTGGGAAATAAAAAATATAGAAAAAGCATTGGAAATTGCTGAGAAATCCCTCCTTGAATTGGATTTTAAGGGAACTGAAGTTGAAATGGCAGCAGAGTTGGAATATAACATGCGCATCAATGGATCCCAGAGACCTTCCTTCGAAACTATAATGGCTTCAGGGGCAAGAACAAGCCTGCCACATGGATCACCCACAACCAACAAAATTGAGAGACCAATTTTGATAGATTGGGGAGCTGTATATAACAATTACTCCTCAGATACCACAAGAACAATTATTGAAACAGAGAAACAGGAAGAAATTTTCGATATAGTACTGGAAGCTCAACAAACTGCCATAAAATCTATCAAACCCGGAATTAAATGTGGGGAAATCGATAATATTGCAAGGGAAGTTATTACAGAGTATGGATACGGTGAATCATTCATTCATTCAACTGGCCATGGTGTTGGTCTTGAAATTCATGAAAAACCATCATTTTCAAAAAATGATGAGACAGAACTTCAAAAGGGAATGGTGGTAACTGTCGAACCTGGAATATATATTAAAGGTGAATTTGGTGTTAGAATTGAAGATATGGTGCTGGTGGAAAATAAAGCAAAGGTGTTAAACAAAATTGATTCAAAGTTAAGTGTTTAA
- a CDS encoding type II secretion system F family protein: MAIIPPALSPVSRILDDVLPERYTVFMQENLIRSGMYVKASDLITLMLIAGIIFGLIGLLSFSLIGITPILGFLVGFLTPSFIVLGWLFFSMERRVDAIEQTTPDFLRQISSLLRAGVGIETALEDISKQGGGPLNAELKRAVIEIKIGSSFDEALLSMGERLKSKTLDRTFRMILEGKRVGGSLSDVIETVAEDLRAVLALKRERRANVMMSVMFLIISAIIAAPFALGMIMIYSHFIQSLGKVNPLAEVAYTSAAGYLIIHSIIVGVLIGIVLYGSARKGVKFSLALVPLAYVIFYVISTYGGLLIGF; this comes from the coding sequence ATGGCAATTATACCTCCCGCATTATCCCCGGTGTCAAGGATTCTTGACGATGTATTACCAGAAAGGTACACGGTTTTCATGCAAGAAAACCTCATCAGATCAGGGATGTATGTTAAAGCATCAGATCTAATCACACTGATGCTAATTGCAGGTATTATTTTTGGATTAATTGGATTGTTATCCTTTTCTTTAATCGGAATAACTCCAATATTAGGATTTTTAGTAGGATTTTTAACTCCGTCGTTCATTGTTTTGGGTTGGCTATTTTTTTCAATGGAACGTAGGGTAGATGCAATAGAACAAACTACTCCAGATTTCTTAAGGCAGATATCCTCCCTTTTAAGGGCTGGTGTTGGTATTGAAACAGCCCTAGAAGATATTTCAAAACAGGGCGGAGGACCATTAAATGCAGAACTCAAACGTGCTGTAATCGAAATTAAAATAGGAAGTAGCTTTGACGAAGCCCTCCTATCAATGGGGGAAAGATTAAAATCCAAAACCCTTGATAGAACCTTTAGAATGATTTTAGAAGGTAAAAGGGTAGGGGGAAGTTTATCTGATGTTATTGAAACTGTGGCTGAAGATTTAAGAGCTGTTCTTGCACTTAAACGTGAACGTAGAGCAAATGTGATGATGTCAGTAATGTTTTTAATTATATCTGCGATTATTGCTGCTCCATTTGCACTGGGAATGATAATGATTTATTCACATTTCATACAGTCACTGGGTAAAGTTAATCCACTAGCTGAAGTTGCATACACATCTGCTGCGGGTTACCTCATCATTCACTCGATAATAGTAGGAGTGCTAATAGGAATTGTTCTTTACGGCAGTGCTAGAAAAGGAGTAAAATTTTCCCTTGCTCTAGTTCCACTGGCCTATGTAATATTTTATGTGATATCAACATACGGTGGTCTCTTAATTGGATTTTAA
- a CDS encoding lactaldehyde dehydrogenase: MKMIINGSLVDSDEKIDVVNPVNNQVIDTVPSGTIEDVKTALETAYEAQKVFANYSSRKVSRIMYDIYEDLKQNSKELADLLTRETGKPIKDSNDEIKRSIETVLLAAEESKRIYGETVPLDAGIGGRTALGFTVKVPLGIVTAITPFNYPVNLAVHKIAPAIAAKNAVILKPSTQAPLAALKMVQIFNSHLPAGVVSAVTGKSSVIGDELVTNPRVNKISFTGSVETGVSISEKAGMKRINMELGGNDPLIVLEDADIDRAVEAAIKGSFLFSGQVCIAVKRIILEESIADEFAAKMVQRTKKLKVGDPLNPETDMGPMIDEQAAINVENLVNNAKSSGAKLLVGGEREGAFYLPTILDHVETSMDMVCNETFGPVAPLLRVKNLDEAINIANDTQYGLQAGIFTKSIENALKAAREIEAGSVIINRQSTFRTDNMPFGGFKMSGTGKEGIKYAVEDMTRSKLIIFG; encoded by the coding sequence GTGAAAATGATTATTAACGGGAGTTTAGTGGATTCTGACGAAAAAATTGATGTGGTCAATCCGGTGAACAATCAAGTGATTGATACTGTACCTTCAGGAACCATTGAGGACGTAAAAACTGCGCTGGAAACAGCTTATGAGGCTCAAAAGGTTTTTGCAAACTACTCTTCTAGAAAAGTATCAAGGATAATGTACGATATTTACGAGGATCTTAAACAAAATTCAAAGGAACTTGCAGATCTTTTAACACGTGAAACAGGCAAACCCATAAAGGATTCCAATGACGAGATAAAAAGATCTATTGAAACTGTTCTGCTGGCTGCTGAAGAGTCAAAAAGAATTTATGGTGAAACAGTACCGTTGGACGCAGGTATAGGTGGTAGGACTGCACTTGGATTCACAGTCAAAGTTCCATTGGGAATTGTAACTGCCATTACTCCATTCAATTACCCAGTAAACCTTGCTGTGCATAAAATAGCACCGGCTATTGCTGCTAAAAATGCTGTTATCCTGAAACCGTCCACTCAAGCGCCATTAGCTGCCTTGAAAATGGTGCAAATATTTAATTCACATCTTCCAGCTGGCGTGGTAAGTGCAGTTACAGGAAAAAGCAGCGTTATTGGAGATGAGCTGGTAACGAATCCTCGCGTTAATAAAATATCATTTACAGGAAGTGTTGAAACTGGGGTTTCAATCTCTGAAAAGGCAGGCATGAAGAGAATAAACATGGAACTTGGGGGAAACGACCCTTTAATAGTCTTAGAAGATGCTGATATTGACAGGGCAGTGGAAGCTGCCATTAAAGGTTCTTTCTTATTTTCTGGGCAGGTCTGTATAGCAGTTAAAAGAATTATCCTTGAAGAATCCATTGCAGATGAATTTGCGGCTAAAATGGTCCAAAGAACTAAAAAATTGAAGGTAGGAGATCCTTTAAACCCTGAAACAGATATGGGGCCTATGATAGATGAACAAGCAGCAATAAATGTAGAAAATCTGGTTAATAATGCCAAAAGTAGTGGAGCCAAACTACTTGTGGGTGGTGAGAGGGAAGGAGCATTTTACTTACCAACCATACTGGACCATGTTGAAACATCTATGGATATGGTTTGTAACGAAACTTTCGGACCTGTTGCACCACTTTTAAGGGTTAAGAATCTTGATGAAGCTATAAATATTGCCAATGATACTCAATACGGATTACAGGCAGGAATATTCACAAAGAGTATTGAAAATGCCCTTAAAGCTGCAAGGGAAATTGAAGCGGGATCAGTTATAATAAACAGACAATCCACTTTCAGAACAGATAACATGCCATTCGGAGGATTTAAAATGAGTGGTACTGGTAAAGAGGGCATTAAATATGCTGTTGAAGATATGACTCGAAGCAAACTGATAATATTTGGGTAA
- a CDS encoding tRNA-binding protein: MWDSSKDYRLRVLEKSVELFIKTAEGANLKGIWNKKKCLTSARSMLPEIQIMYFSYMEPAALAESPQVEDMKLKVKDIIDALGGDQWHVQFLNLVNKDEKEKLVESIAKMKFALNTISTVDERLKLGPINDPVIGIDIKTGEIVSIQKKDNLMVCNVNLGTRAITVVTNDLTVKEGNKVGVAVLPPSVFQGVTSEGMFLGAGEGILKNVEGELGTMPHGIPLDALNETRNLVETFLK, from the coding sequence ATGTGGGACAGTAGTAAAGATTACAGGTTACGTGTTTTAGAAAAATCTGTGGAATTATTCATAAAAACAGCTGAAGGAGCAAATTTAAAGGGAATATGGAATAAAAAGAAATGTTTAACTTCTGCAAGATCCATGCTCCCAGAAATTCAGATCATGTATTTTTCGTACATGGAACCCGCAGCCCTTGCAGAATCTCCACAAGTTGAAGACATGAAACTAAAGGTAAAAGATATAATTGACGCCTTGGGTGGAGATCAGTGGCATGTCCAATTCCTAAATTTGGTTAACAAGGATGAAAAGGAAAAACTGGTCGAATCCATTGCAAAAATGAAGTTTGCATTGAATACAATATCCACTGTGGATGAAAGACTGAAACTTGGACCTATTAACGATCCAGTTATTGGAATTGACATCAAAACAGGAGAAATTGTAAGTATACAAAAGAAGGACAACCTCATGGTTTGTAATGTGAACCTAGGTACCAGGGCCATAACGGTAGTTACCAATGATTTAACTGTCAAAGAGGGTAACAAAGTAGGGGTTGCAGTACTTCCACCATCAGTATTTCAGGGAGTTACAAGTGAAGGAATGTTCTTAGGAGCCGGTGAAGGAATTCTGAAGAATGTTGAAGGAGAACTTGGAACTATGCCCCACGGAATACCATTAGATGCGCTAAATGAAACAAGAAACTTGGTAGAAACATTCCTCAAGTAG
- a CDS encoding PRC-barrel domain-containing protein, whose protein sequence is MVDLSSLYNLDVYTTRGNYVGRIQDVVLNIKKGRVSILKTTAMKPDKKSVGIKDVIKTSIRIVPEGDEIRPLKEEGSIEIPYERVQAVGDILLISPEIVKTPVETTPQL, encoded by the coding sequence ATGGTAGATTTATCAAGCCTGTACAATTTGGATGTGTACACAACACGAGGAAACTACGTTGGAAGAATTCAAGACGTTGTACTGAACATTAAGAAAGGCAGGGTATCCATCTTAAAAACAACAGCAATGAAACCCGACAAAAAAAGTGTTGGAATTAAAGATGTAATAAAAACAAGCATCAGAATAGTTCCAGAAGGGGATGAAATCCGCCCTCTCAAAGAAGAAGGAAGCATAGAAATTCCCTACGAGAGAGTGCAGGCAGTCGGAGACATTCTGTTAATAAGCCCTGAGATTGTAAAAACACCTGTTGAAACAACACCTCAACTCTAG
- a CDS encoding aspartate dehydrogenase: MKVGILGCGAIANIITNFAVEGKLGVDLNFFYDRDMERAENLASQVDGTVALDINSMLENVDLVIEAAAPQAVSETVPLVLEHGVDVIIMSIGALMDTELRKTLENLAAKNNAKIYAPSGAIVGLDGIKAASIGKIQSATLVTRKPPRSLGVSAEEETILYEGKAGDAVRKFPMNINVAAALSLACGKEVDVKIIADPSVDRNMHEVQVIGDFGEIKTITQNVRCSMNPKTSVMAAYSAIKLLNSLNETFRIGT, translated from the coding sequence ATGAAGGTTGGAATTCTTGGATGCGGCGCCATAGCTAACATAATAACTAATTTTGCTGTAGAAGGTAAGCTTGGTGTTGATCTAAATTTTTTTTACGATCGTGATATGGAAAGAGCTGAAAATTTAGCTTCTCAAGTTGATGGAACTGTTGCCCTAGACATTAACAGCATGCTGGAAAATGTTGATTTGGTCATTGAAGCAGCAGCCCCCCAGGCCGTATCAGAAACAGTACCCCTAGTTCTTGAACATGGTGTAGATGTCATAATCATGAGTATTGGTGCACTGATGGATACTGAGCTCAGGAAAACTCTAGAAAACTTGGCAGCAAAAAACAATGCAAAGATATATGCACCTTCCGGAGCTATTGTAGGTCTTGATGGCATCAAGGCAGCTTCCATTGGAAAAATACAAAGTGCTACCTTGGTAACACGTAAACCACCAAGATCTCTGGGAGTTTCAGCAGAAGAAGAAACTATACTCTACGAAGGAAAAGCAGGGGATGCTGTTAGGAAGTTCCCAATGAACATCAATGTTGCAGCAGCATTAAGCTTGGCCTGTGGAAAAGAAGTAGATGTTAAAATAATAGCAGATCCAAGTGTGGATAGAAATATGCATGAAGTTCAAGTTATAGGTGATTTTGGAGAAATTAAAACTATAACACAGAATGTAAGATGTTCAATGAATCCAAAAACTAGTGTAATGGCTGCTTACTCGGCCATAAAGCTTCTTAATAGTTTAAATGAAACCTTTAGAATAGGAACCTGA
- a CDS encoding tRNA(His) guanylyltransferase Thg1 family protein: MKECEIFSNLRVPCGSEVVVRVDGRKFSNLSAELELEKPYDQDFTNLMCEVCSEFFKEFAPKFIYTFSDEINILLSDIPFNGRIEKLNSVFAGFISASFQKNLLKIEKFKEIIDEHDIKPVSFDSRIIPLALEGTIDYFKNRQSESWRNCINGYSYWKLRENHDKTSAVEILNKKKSSELHDLLFENGLNISEVPIWQRRGIGIYRTANEVEGYNPVENKRVKTMRYLPMVDRELPIINREFFENRIFYWYP; encoded by the coding sequence ATGAAAGAATGTGAGATATTTTCTAACCTAAGAGTTCCATGTGGCTCTGAAGTTGTTGTGCGTGTGGATGGAAGAAAATTTTCCAATTTATCCGCGGAGCTTGAGCTAGAAAAGCCATACGACCAAGATTTTACCAATCTAATGTGTGAAGTCTGTTCAGAATTCTTTAAAGAGTTTGCACCAAAATTCATATACACCTTTTCTGATGAGATAAACATTCTCCTTTCGGACATACCATTCAATGGCCGCATAGAAAAACTTAACTCTGTTTTTGCAGGATTTATATCGGCCTCCTTTCAAAAAAATCTTTTAAAAATTGAGAAATTCAAGGAAATAATCGATGAACATGATATAAAACCAGTATCATTCGATTCCAGAATAATACCATTGGCATTGGAAGGAACCATTGATTACTTCAAAAACAGACAGAGTGAATCATGGAGAAACTGTATAAATGGGTACAGTTACTGGAAGTTAAGAGAAAACCATGATAAAACCAGTGCCGTTGAAATTTTAAATAAAAAGAAGAGCAGTGAACTTCATGATCTCCTCTTTGAAAATGGATTAAACATTTCTGAGGTACCAATCTGGCAGAGGAGGGGTATTGGGATTTACAGAACAGCTAACGAAGTTGAAGGATACAATCCAGTTGAGAACAAAAGGGTAAAAACCATGAGGTACTTGCCAATGGTTGATCGTGAACTACCCATCATCAACCGAGAGTTCTTTGAAAACAGAATATTTTACTGGTATCCATAG